The following are from one region of the Cyanobacterium stanieri LEGE 03274 genome:
- the mscL gene encoding large conductance mechanosensitive channel protein MscL produces the protein MTTNNNKSGIQKFIADFRAFIMRGNVIDLAVAVVIGAAFGRIVNSLVEDVITPLILNPAIEAAGVSQLEELSYGAVKYGLFLSAIINFLVIAFCLFLVIRSFESLKRKLERKQQIAEAEAEAVAEEEVNPEIVVQENLIKAIEKLTETMNQKG, from the coding sequence ATGACAACTAATAATAACAAAAGTGGCATACAAAAATTTATAGCTGATTTTCGAGCCTTTATCATGCGAGGTAACGTCATTGATTTAGCTGTAGCGGTGGTTATCGGTGCAGCCTTTGGGCGCATCGTCAATTCCCTCGTAGAAGATGTCATCACTCCCCTTATTCTCAATCCTGCCATAGAAGCCGCAGGGGTAAGTCAGTTAGAAGAATTGAGTTATGGTGCAGTCAAATATGGTTTATTCCTTTCCGCAATTATTAATTTTTTAGTGATTGCTTTTTGTTTATTTTTGGTTATTCGCTCTTTTGAGTCCTTAAAACGTAAATTGGAGCGTAAACAACAAATCGCCGAAGCAGAAGCAGAAGCCGTCGCCGAAGAAGAAGTAAACCCCGAAATTGTGGTTCAAGAAAATCTCATTAAAGCCATTGAGAAATTAACAGAAACCATGAATCAAAAAGGGTAA
- a CDS encoding COX15/CtaA family protein: MTESILYTSIPRSSQPSKPIKWVLWLVWKMAIATLLLMAIGAATRVMNAGLACPDWPLCYGQVIPTNQMNLQVFLEWFHRLDASFIGLSAIALTGLSWWKKSALPRWLPWASTFALCLIVFQGILGGLTVTQLLRFDIVTAHLGTALLFFATLVIIGSKLSPYQGTATVGNLKAISIIASILVYIQCILGGLVASQWAAHQCFVGKQLCLVMNSHIIGVLPPTITTLLVIILSWRTPALAVKLRNLAKIIALLLLSQILLGIATFYLHLQVEPLTIAHHTIGAALFGSLVSFSVFASRDGEVSYQ, from the coding sequence ATGACGGAATCTATTTTATATACATCTATCCCCCGTTCTTCACAACCTAGCAAACCGATAAAATGGGTGTTATGGTTGGTGTGGAAAATGGCGATCGCAACTTTACTTTTAATGGCCATTGGGGCGGCTACTAGAGTGATGAATGCTGGTTTGGCCTGTCCTGATTGGCCCCTTTGTTACGGTCAAGTAATACCCACAAACCAGATGAATTTACAAGTATTTCTGGAGTGGTTTCACCGTCTCGATGCTTCATTTATTGGGCTAAGTGCGATCGCCCTTACAGGATTATCATGGTGGAAAAAATCAGCCCTACCCCGCTGGCTACCCTGGGCATCCACCTTTGCCCTTTGCCTAATTGTATTTCAAGGCATTCTCGGGGGATTAACCGTCACTCAACTCCTCAGATTTGATATTGTCACTGCCCATCTTGGCACTGCCCTATTATTCTTTGCCACCCTAGTGATTATCGGTAGTAAACTTAGCCCCTATCAAGGCACCGCCACCGTAGGCAATCTCAAAGCCATCAGCATTATTGCCAGTATTCTGGTATATATTCAATGTATTTTAGGAGGATTGGTAGCCAGTCAATGGGCAGCCCATCAATGCTTCGTAGGAAAACAACTGTGTTTGGTGATGAATAGTCACATTATCGGGGTATTGCCCCCCACCATTACCACTCTCCTAGTAATTATCCTTTCGTGGCGTACCCCCGCTTTGGCAGTAAAATTAAGAAACCTCGCCAAAATCATCGCCCTATTGCTTTTGAGTCAAATTCTCTTGGGTATAGCAACCTTTTATCTTCATCTCCAAGTCGAACCATTGACCATCGCTCATCATACCATTGGAGCCGCTTTATTTGGAAGTTTAGTATCTTTTAGTGTTTTTGCCAGTAGAGATGGAGAAGTGAGTTATCAATAA
- a CDS encoding heme o synthase, with amino-acid sequence MIGTSLNPRNENFREVIKSYYLLTKPRIIPLLLITTAASMFIASGGNIDPFQLIITLLGGTLAAASAQTFNCVYDQDIDYEMKRTRKRPIPSGKVHPTHALIFGTLLGITSFTLLALWVNLLSALLALSGIVFYMLIYTHWLKRHTSQNIVIGGAAGAIPPLVGWAAVTGDLSWSAWAIFTLIFLWTPPHFWALALMISDDYAEVNVPMLPVVEGAIPTVKQIWIYTIITVVFSFVLIYPLHTSGLVYLISAIALGTFFIAKAWELQQKPEDKDRAKSMFKYSILYMMLLCTGMVVDSLV; translated from the coding sequence ATGATTGGAACCAGTTTAAACCCTCGCAACGAAAACTTTAGGGAAGTAATTAAAAGTTATTATCTCCTTACCAAACCAAGGATTATTCCTCTTCTATTGATTACCACCGCCGCTTCAATGTTTATCGCTTCTGGTGGAAATATTGATCCCTTTCAATTAATCATCACCCTCCTAGGAGGCACACTAGCCGCCGCTTCTGCCCAAACCTTTAATTGTGTATATGATCAAGACATTGATTATGAAATGAAGCGCACCCGTAAACGGCCTATTCCTTCGGGAAAAGTTCATCCTACCCATGCTCTTATTTTTGGTACTTTATTAGGTATCACATCTTTTACCCTTCTTGCCCTTTGGGTTAATCTTCTTTCTGCCTTGTTAGCCCTATCAGGCATTGTGTTTTATATGCTTATCTATACCCATTGGCTAAAACGTCACACCAGTCAAAATATTGTTATTGGTGGTGCGGCAGGGGCAATTCCCCCCCTCGTCGGTTGGGCTGCTGTAACCGGGGATTTGAGTTGGAGTGCTTGGGCTATATTTACCCTCATCTTTTTATGGACACCTCCCCATTTTTGGGCTTTGGCGTTGATGATTAGTGATGATTATGCTGAGGTAAATGTGCCGATGTTGCCTGTGGTGGAAGGGGCTATTCCTACGGTAAAACAAATCTGGATTTATACTATTATTACTGTGGTGTTTAGTTTTGTCTTAATTTATCCTTTACATACTTCGGGATTAGTATATCTCATAAGTGCGATCGCCCTTGGTACTTTTTTCATAGCTAAAGCATGGGAGTTACAACAAAAACCAGAGGATAAGGATAGGGCAAAATCCATGTTTAAATATTCTATTCTTTACATGATGTTGTTATGTACAGGCATGGTAGTTGATAGCTTAGTTTAA
- the ccsB gene encoding c-type cytochrome biogenesis protein CcsB has translation MDLVALQSTLDNISFAVLFVTMLLYWVGTAFPNLTWLPKLGTTGMIIANLAIATLLGARWIEGGYFPLSNLYESLFFLTWGITVVHLIAENMSASRLVGVFTAPVAMGITAFATLSLPSEMQHSEPLVPALKSNWLMMHVSVMMFSYSALMVGSLIAIAFLIFTQGKEIQLRGSSVGTGAYRNVKQFNLKYNHESIPSDLTPNQGGTAVLTKPVQGAIAQNTLSPDRLNLVDTLDNISYRIIGLGFPLLTIGIISGAVWANEAWGSYWSWDPKETWALITWLVFAAYLHARITKGWQGRKPAILAASGFFVVWICYLGVNILGKGLHSYGWFF, from the coding sequence ATGGATTTAGTTGCCCTACAAAGTACCTTAGACAATATTTCTTTTGCCGTCTTATTCGTTACAATGCTTCTTTATTGGGTTGGCACTGCTTTCCCTAATTTGACTTGGTTACCCAAGTTAGGCACTACGGGAATGATTATAGCTAATCTGGCCATCGCCACTTTACTGGGGGCAAGATGGATTGAGGGGGGTTATTTCCCTTTGAGTAATCTTTATGAATCCCTCTTTTTCCTGACTTGGGGAATCACGGTGGTTCATTTAATCGCCGAAAATATGAGCGCTAGTCGCTTGGTAGGGGTTTTTACCGCCCCTGTGGCCATGGGCATTACAGCTTTTGCCACCCTTTCCTTACCCTCAGAAATGCAACATAGTGAACCCCTCGTCCCTGCCCTGAAGTCCAATTGGTTAATGATGCACGTCAGTGTTATGATGTTTAGCTATTCTGCTTTAATGGTTGGTTCTTTAATTGCGATCGCCTTTTTAATCTTTACCCAAGGAAAAGAGATTCAATTGCGGGGTAGCTCGGTAGGTACTGGGGCTTATCGTAATGTTAAACAATTTAACTTAAAATATAACCATGAATCCATACCATCAGATTTAACCCCAAATCAAGGTGGCACTGCTGTATTAACAAAACCAGTACAAGGGGCGATCGCCCAGAATACCCTTAGCCCAGATCGTTTAAACTTAGTAGATACCCTCGACAACATTAGTTATCGTATCATCGGCTTAGGATTCCCCCTACTCACCATCGGCATTATTTCAGGGGCTGTGTGGGCTAACGAGGCCTGGGGTTCATATTGGAGTTGGGATCCCAAGGAAACATGGGCTCTCATTACTTGGCTTGTATTTGCCGCCTACCTCCATGCCAGAATTACTAAGGGTTGGCAGGGCAGAAAACCAGCTATTTTGGCCGCTAGTGGCTTTTTTGTAGTTTGGATTTGTTATCTTGGAGTCAATATTTTAGGTAAAGGATTACACTCCTACGGTTGGTTTTTCTAA
- a CDS encoding salt stress protein, Slr1339 family — translation MTHPPENDPIDSVLASLTNQYQKKSTPKKDNQSENLLADIEAQFKQKKAPPRPSPKSSGVDDALASLTQNLQSKIKPREQISNHDFEEIKRQELEAQRKAKAEARKKEELAKAEAKKREELTIKAQRWLKNLNPNSDEGFWFSQFAMSYDSKLQAAIDYLKALEN, via the coding sequence ATGACTCATCCCCCAGAAAATGATCCTATTGATTCTGTGTTAGCCAGTTTAACCAATCAATATCAAAAAAAATCTACCCCAAAAAAAGATAATCAGTCAGAAAACTTATTAGCAGATATAGAAGCGCAGTTTAAACAAAAAAAAGCTCCCCCTAGGCCATCCCCAAAATCTTCAGGGGTAGATGATGCCCTAGCCTCCCTCACCCAAAATTTACAGAGTAAAATTAAACCCCGTGAACAAATTTCTAACCATGATTTTGAAGAAATTAAACGACAGGAGTTAGAAGCCCAAAGGAAAGCTAAGGCCGAAGCTAGAAAAAAAGAGGAATTAGCTAAAGCTGAAGCTAAAAAGAGAGAAGAATTAACCATAAAAGCCCAACGATGGCTCAAAAATCTTAATCCTAACTCCGATGAGGGGTTTTGGTTTTCGCAATTTGCCATGTCCTATGACTCAAAACTACAAGCTGCCATAGACTATCTCAAGGCTTTGGAGAATTAA
- a CDS encoding ABC transporter ATP-binding protein, with amino-acid sequence MSDSVILQVSEVSKQFHPNQLPAVNKVSFELRKGELLGLLGPSGCGKTTLLRMIAGFEKPNGGRIELAGQVVSGDGFWVVPEKRQTGMVFQDYALFPHLTVADNIAFGLKSKKPRFSRGEILHRVQEILNLVGLAGLEKRYPHQLSGGQQQRIALARAIAPQPELILLDEPLSNLDVQVRERLRHEIRTILKSTNTAAIFVTHDQQEAMAIADTIGVMQRGNLEQLDTPENLYVQPQSRFVAEFVTQANFVDATREKDNIWMTELGELELNIPVACDTGELMFRQEDVILSPDEQSPTIVQEREFLGREYRYCLQTPSGKRVHARTNASTQLPIGTKVKLSICPGGARIFPAA; translated from the coding sequence ATGTCCGATTCAGTCATTCTTCAAGTTAGCGAAGTCAGTAAACAATTTCATCCCAATCAACTTCCTGCTGTTAATAAGGTAAGTTTTGAGTTACGTAAGGGAGAGTTACTGGGCTTGTTGGGGCCTTCGGGTTGTGGTAAAACTACTTTGTTAAGAATGATTGCGGGTTTTGAGAAACCTAATGGGGGTCGCATTGAGTTAGCGGGGCAGGTTGTCAGCGGTGATGGTTTTTGGGTGGTGCCGGAGAAACGACAAACGGGCATGGTATTTCAAGATTATGCGCTTTTTCCCCATTTGACCGTGGCCGATAATATTGCCTTTGGTTTAAAAAGTAAAAAGCCTCGCTTTAGTCGTGGGGAGATTCTCCATCGGGTGCAGGAAATTTTAAATTTAGTGGGTTTGGCTGGATTGGAAAAACGTTATCCCCATCAGCTTTCAGGGGGGCAACAACAGCGTATTGCTTTGGCAAGGGCGATCGCCCCTCAACCCGAATTAATCCTTTTAGATGAGCCTTTGAGTAATCTTGACGTGCAAGTAAGGGAAAGGTTACGCCACGAAATCAGAACTATTCTCAAAAGTACCAACACCGCCGCCATTTTCGTTACTCACGATCAACAAGAAGCAATGGCGATCGCCGATACCATTGGGGTAATGCAACGGGGTAATTTAGAGCAATTAGACACCCCGGAGAATCTCTATGTTCAGCCCCAATCAAGGTTTGTGGCCGAATTTGTCACCCAAGCTAATTTTGTGGATGCAACAAGGGAAAAGGATAATATTTGGATGACGGAGTTAGGGGAGTTAGAGTTAAACATTCCCGTTGCCTGTGATACAGGGGAGTTGATGTTTCGCCAAGAAGATGTAATATTATCCCCCGATGAACAAAGCCCCACCATCGTCCAAGAAAGAGAGTTCTTGGGAAGGGAATATCGTTACTGTTTACAAACCCCCTCCGGTAAAAGGGTTCATGCTCGAACTAACGCTTCTACCCAACTGCCCATTGGCACAAAAGTTAAATTAAGTATTTGCCCTGGGGGCGCTCGTATTTTCCCCGCAGCTTAA
- a CDS encoding Fe(3+) ABC transporter substrate-binding protein, producing MSNISRRKFLGASAAATLATVSLRELIQAGEASAQGQQINLYSSRHYNTDQRLYTDFERLTGIKVNLIEGNGDELFERIQSEGNNSPADIFMTVNAANLWRAQQAGLFSPVNSSTLRNLIPSYLRDPGNNWFAFSKRARVIIYNKENVNPNELSTYQDLTDTKWRNRLVMRSSSNIYNQSLTAGMIANYGADATENWCRGLVSNFLRPPQGNDRAQIETVASGVAHVTCANTYYLGSYRSSNDPNIRAVLDKIGVFFPDQDGPGTHINISGAGVLRNAPNRAGAIAFLEYLLSAPAQNYFALGNTEYPVVEGVAIDPLLRSFGTFKEDTSGVFRHGPNSAAAIRIMDRAGWA from the coding sequence ATGAGCAACATTAGTAGAAGAAAATTTTTAGGGGCAAGTGCCGCCGCCACCCTCGCCACCGTATCCCTTCGAGAATTAATTCAAGCAGGGGAAGCATCCGCCCAAGGACAACAAATCAATCTTTATTCATCTCGTCACTACAACACCGATCAAAGACTTTACACTGATTTTGAACGACTAACAGGAATTAAAGTCAATTTAATTGAAGGTAATGGAGATGAATTATTTGAAAGAATTCAAAGCGAAGGAAACAATAGCCCTGCAGATATTTTTATGACCGTTAACGCCGCTAACCTTTGGCGAGCGCAACAGGCGGGACTATTTAGCCCTGTAAATTCCTCCACCCTGCGCAATCTTATTCCCAGTTATTTAAGAGATCCTGGCAATAATTGGTTTGCTTTTAGTAAAAGAGCTAGGGTAATTATTTATAACAAAGAAAACGTCAACCCCAATGAGCTTTCCACCTATCAAGATTTGACCGACACCAAATGGAGAAATCGTTTGGTCATGCGTAGCTCTAGTAATATTTATAACCAATCCTTGACCGCAGGAATGATCGCCAATTATGGTGCAGATGCTACGGAAAATTGGTGTCGTGGTCTTGTGAGCAATTTCTTGCGTCCCCCCCAAGGCAACGATCGCGCCCAGATTGAAACCGTGGCTTCTGGGGTTGCCCATGTAACTTGTGCAAATACTTATTATTTGGGTAGTTATCGTTCTTCTAATGATCCTAACATTCGAGCAGTATTGGATAAAATTGGTGTGTTTTTCCCCGATCAAGATGGGCCTGGTACTCATATTAATATCAGTGGTGCTGGGGTATTGAGAAATGCTCCTAACCGTGCAGGGGCGATCGCCTTTTTAGAATATTTATTAAGCGCTCCTGCTCAAAACTACTTTGCCCTTGGTAATACGGAATATCCTGTAGTAGAAGGAGTTGCCATTGATCCTCTCTTACGTTCCTTTGGTACTTTTAAAGAAGATACTAGCGGAGTTTTCAGACATGGTCCTAACTCTGCGGCGGCCATTAGAATTATGGACCGTGCTGGTTGGGCATAA
- a CDS encoding ABC transporter permease — protein sequence MLERETRASYLFDFTKIKYRLPIFFWYLTLITIAILISIPILTIALSIFGDNRDIWQHLVETVLSSYITNSLVLMLGVAVGVLVVGVGCAWLVTMTEFWGVRWLECFLLMPLASPAYLLAYAYTNLLSYFGPVQIWLRNTFNWESFDDYWFPEPRGMLGAIAMLILVLYPYVYLLTRVAFLEQSICTIEASRSLGNNPWQSFLKVGLPLARPAIMAGLALALMEALNDFGTVQYFGVNTFTTGIYRTWIGMGERQAAAQLSLLLMGFIVFLILLERWSRAKAKFYQGGANDKLPRYQLGWGRGFLAFIFCLLPLSLGFLIPTLYLLHLTVTNIDVTLNDQFWTLTRNSFILAIISALIAIAIALTMAYGERLIPSLTVKTSIRIASLGYAVPGSVIAVGILIPLGNFDNIIDQIMVRQFNISTGLILSGTVFALIYGYLVRFLAVSFHTIESSLGKIKPNLDDASRSLGLGTIQTLFKVHLPLMWGGILTAIMLVFVDVMKELPATLVMRPFNFDTLAIRVYQYASDERLVEASAPSLAIIIAGIIPVIILSYRIAKSRQR from the coding sequence ATGTTGGAAAGAGAAACAAGGGCAAGTTATTTGTTTGATTTTACGAAGATAAAATATCGTTTACCAATTTTTTTTTGGTATCTGACATTAATAACCATAGCTATTTTAATTAGCATCCCAATTTTAACTATTGCGCTCAGTATTTTTGGTGATAATCGAGACATCTGGCAACATTTAGTAGAAACAGTTTTATCTAGTTATATTACCAATTCCCTTGTACTGATGTTAGGGGTTGCGGTGGGAGTTTTAGTGGTAGGGGTAGGCTGTGCGTGGTTGGTAACCATGACGGAATTTTGGGGAGTGAGATGGTTAGAATGTTTTTTGTTAATGCCCCTTGCTTCCCCTGCTTATCTGTTAGCCTATGCCTATACTAATTTATTAAGTTATTTTGGCCCTGTACAAATATGGTTGCGAAATACTTTTAATTGGGAAAGTTTTGATGATTATTGGTTTCCCGAACCCCGCGGTATGTTAGGGGCGATCGCCATGTTAATCTTAGTACTATATCCCTATGTTTATCTTTTAACTAGGGTTGCCTTTTTAGAACAGTCCATATGTACCATCGAAGCCAGTCGTTCCCTAGGTAACAATCCATGGCAAAGTTTTTTAAAAGTGGGCTTACCCCTTGCACGTCCTGCAATTATGGCAGGTTTAGCCCTCGCCCTCATGGAAGCCCTTAACGATTTTGGTACGGTTCAATATTTTGGGGTAAATACCTTCACCACAGGTATCTACCGAACTTGGATAGGTATGGGAGAAAGACAGGCAGCGGCTCAATTATCTCTTTTACTTATGGGATTTATTGTATTCTTAATTTTATTAGAAAGATGGTCTAGGGCTAAGGCTAAATTTTATCAAGGAGGGGCAAATGATAAATTACCCCGTTATCAACTAGGATGGGGCAGAGGTTTTTTGGCGTTTATATTTTGTCTTTTACCCCTTAGCCTGGGTTTTTTGATTCCTACCCTTTATCTATTGCACCTAACCGTTACTAATATTGATGTTACTCTTAATGATCAATTTTGGACTTTAACCCGTAATAGTTTTATTTTAGCGATTATTTCCGCTCTGATTGCCATTGCGATCGCCCTTACCATGGCCTATGGAGAAAGATTAATTCCCTCATTAACCGTCAAAACTTCCATCAGAATAGCATCCCTTGGTTACGCCGTACCAGGTTCAGTCATTGCCGTTGGTATCCTCATACCCCTAGGTAATTTTGATAATATCATTGATCAAATCATGGTACGTCAATTTAATATTTCCACAGGATTAATTTTAAGTGGCACAGTATTTGCCCTCATCTATGGATACCTTGTGCGCTTTTTAGCCGTCTCCTTCCATACCATTGAATCAAGCCTCGGAAAAATAAAACCAAACCTGGATGACGCCTCCCGTAGCTTAGGATTAGGAACAATACAAACCCTATTTAAAGTCCATCTACCCTTAATGTGGGGAGGAATCCTAACCGCCATTATGCTCGTTTTTGTGGACGTAATGAAAGAATTACCCGCCACCCTCGTCATGCGCCCTTTCAACTTCGACACCCTCGCCATCCGAGTTTATCAATATGCCTCCGATGAAAGGTTAGTAGAAGCCTCTGCCCCCTCCCTAGCCATTATCATTGCAGGAATCATTCCTGTAATTATTTTGAGTTATCGTATTGCCAAATCTCGGCAAAGATAA
- a CDS encoding WYL domain-containing protein encodes MLCHFLIGVPASGKSTFAKLLAQTGNYQIISTDTVRKQLYGDEIIQGNWQEIEQKVIEQIKQAYDKNLPIIYDATNTKRPWRFDFLNKIRERVGKIDWVAWYLNPDVDTCKKRNQERDRQVPEYIIDEMTKSLRRFPPHVAEGFIHIYEVKIDTPYKLSFITKKLDSLNRRIINRHNRTNVDNITLHRYSRLMDFDRLLHLISLLASYSELGNLQYAYPQIIENIFGELLSFDDSISEITAIMARLKGTIYADKLAIAEDLKFLGNYGLVNGGEKDYKYQETVVVDQDIVTHYASDKYTFERILNTIKTILDNPFLPTVEAEYLNQYFPESQHKDDPTKSSLSGHLTNLTVHLMAQEKCHIKHLKARRDLLRKDIEYILKPYQILPNTMRNGYFLGTGILSPQELIDTFRLLQTQAKNIDDPLALNLYNDFERKMRLAHFDDNYIYPVRAIANRSMIDTDSLDSKTLSNQTERLQNLIEQRKLVKLNKFANRARYEGETNGGFDAWLLQIVFYNFAWYLGFQHQGGEKDKLFRFERLDRLYIEQETPQTQTIIQQKKALNHLNKLLSASYGIYLGNDIHQQKTFLSKQKKNAEVKIELWFSEDIFKFIAEGTKRFSTQQMKMTKPAFSVYNSSIFSLDKSPDNNKPYRFQVTLPIWSLNDFDLIRWILGFGGEVKVHQPEILRTKIIEISKNIMDVY; translated from the coding sequence ATGTTATGTCACTTTTTAATTGGTGTACCAGCTTCAGGAAAATCTACGTTTGCTAAACTTTTAGCTCAAACGGGTAATTATCAAATTATCTCCACTGATACCGTCCGAAAACAACTTTATGGAGATGAAATAATACAGGGAAATTGGCAAGAAATAGAGCAAAAAGTTATTGAGCAAATTAAACAAGCCTATGACAAAAATTTGCCAATAATTTATGATGCGACTAATACAAAAAGACCATGGAGATTTGATTTTTTAAATAAAATACGAGAAAGGGTTGGTAAAATTGACTGGGTAGCTTGGTATCTCAATCCTGACGTGGATACTTGTAAAAAGCGTAATCAAGAAAGAGATAGACAAGTGCCGGAATATATCATTGATGAGATGACAAAATCTTTGAGAAGGTTTCCCCCCCATGTGGCTGAGGGTTTTATTCATATATATGAAGTTAAAATTGATACTCCGTATAAGTTATCGTTTATTACGAAGAAATTAGACTCGTTAAATCGTCGGATTATTAATAGGCATAATCGCACTAATGTAGATAACATTACTCTCCATCGTTATTCTAGGTTAATGGATTTCGATCGCCTCTTACACCTGATTTCTCTCCTCGCTTCCTATTCTGAGTTGGGTAATTTACAATATGCCTATCCTCAAATTATTGAAAATATTTTCGGGGAGTTACTCTCTTTTGATGATTCTATCAGTGAAATAACCGCTATAATGGCAAGATTAAAAGGCACTATTTATGCTGATAAATTAGCCATTGCTGAAGATTTAAAATTTCTGGGAAATTATGGTTTAGTCAATGGTGGAGAAAAAGATTATAAATATCAAGAAACTGTAGTAGTTGATCAAGATATTGTTACCCATTATGCTTCTGATAAATATACTTTTGAGAGAATTTTAAATACTATTAAAACAATCCTTGATAATCCTTTTTTACCTACTGTAGAAGCAGAGTATCTCAATCAATATTTTCCTGAATCTCAACATAAAGATGATCCCACAAAATCTAGTTTATCAGGACATCTAACCAATTTAACAGTACATTTAATGGCACAGGAAAAATGTCATATCAAGCATCTTAAAGCAAGGCGAGATTTACTGCGTAAAGATATTGAATATATCCTTAAACCCTATCAAATTTTACCTAATACTATGCGTAATGGTTACTTTCTTGGCACAGGTATTCTTTCTCCACAAGAATTAATTGATACTTTTCGTCTATTGCAAACCCAAGCCAAAAATATTGATGATCCCCTTGCCCTTAATTTATATAATGACTTTGAGCGTAAGATGAGATTAGCCCATTTTGATGATAATTATATTTATCCCGTAAGGGCGATCGCCAATAGGTCTATGATAGATACTGATAGCTTAGATTCAAAAACCCTGAGTAATCAAACCGAAAGGCTACAAAATCTCATTGAACAAAGAAAATTAGTTAAACTGAATAAATTTGCCAATCGTGCTAGATATGAAGGGGAAACAAACGGAGGTTTTGACGCTTGGTTATTACAGATAGTATTTTATAACTTTGCTTGGTATCTCGGCTTTCAACACCAAGGAGGAGAAAAAGATAAATTATTTCGTTTTGAGCGTTTAGATAGACTTTATATCGAACAAGAAACCCCTCAAACCCAAACCATCATCCAACAAAAAAAAGCCTTAAATCATTTAAATAAACTGCTATCTGCTAGTTATGGTATCTATCTTGGCAATGACATTCATCAGCAAAAAACATTTTTAAGTAAGCAGAAAAAAAATGCTGAAGTAAAAATAGAATTATGGTTTAGTGAAGATATTTTTAAGTTTATTGCCGAAGGTACAAAAAGATTTTCTACTCAACAAATGAAAATGACTAAACCTGCTTTTAGTGTTTATAATTCTTCTATATTTAGTTTAGATAAAAGTCCAGATAATAACAAACCTTATCGTTTTCAAGTTACACTACCCATATGGTCATTAAATGACTTTGATTTAATCCGTTGGATACTAGGTTTTGGTGGTGAAGTAAAAGTGCATCAGCCAGAGATATTAAGAACAAAAATTATTGAAATTTCAAAAAATATTATGGATGTTTATTAG
- a CDS encoding type II toxin-antitoxin system VapC family toxin: protein MQISNIFVDTSGWGNLVDSSQNYHQDAVKIYRQIIQNKKKLITTNYIISELSVLLSSPLHIPRVKIIEFINSLKISNHVNIIHVDEYIDSLAWDLFKNRPDKNWSLVDYSSFILMKEKRLTQALTNDHHFEQAGLIRLLKK, encoded by the coding sequence ATGCAAATATCTAACATTTTTGTAGATACTTCAGGATGGGGTAATTTAGTAGATTCCTCCCAAAATTACCATCAGGATGCTGTCAAAATTTATAGACAAATAATTCAGAATAAAAAGAAATTAATTACCACTAATTATATTATTTCAGAATTAAGCGTTCTCCTCTCAAGTCCTCTTCATATTCCAAGAGTAAAAATTATTGAGTTTATTAATAGTTTAAAAATATCTAACCATGTGAACATAATTCACGTGGATGAATATATAGATAGTTTAGCTTGGGATTTGTTCAAAAATCGTCCTGATAAAAATTGGAGTTTGGTTGATTATTCTAGTTTTATTTTAATGAAAGAAAAAAGACTAACTCAAGCATTAACAAATGATCATCATTTTGAACAAGCTGGACTTATTCGATTACTAAAAAAATAA